ACGCCATTTTGCTGACAAGCTTTGAGCAGGGTCTGGGTTAACGGTCGGGGATGAACTTGCAAATCTTGAGGGGAATAAACTGCTCCCACAAGCCCCGTGGTATTCAAATCCGGGCAAGTTGTTTGCAGTTGTTCAACCTCCCAAAGTTCTAATTGCCAGCCTTGGGAATGCCGTAAATTTGCTAGTTCCCGCCATTGTTCCATCTCCTCTTGGGAAAAGCAAAGATTAATCAAGCCTTGGCGATGAGGAATTGTCTCCCCGGTTTGTTGAGTCAATTCTTGTAATAACTGGGGATACCGACGCATACTCGCTTCTCGCAGTTGCCACGCTCGTCCCTTTGTTTTTTGGCTACTAATCCCGATTAAAATGCCCAGTGCTGCTCCAGTTGAAGCTTGCGCCGGTTCATCTCGATCAATCATTGTCACTGCAAACTGATCGGTTTGGCTGAGTTCGTAGGCGATGGTTGCGCCAACAATCCCACCGCCAATAATTAAGACCCGCTTCATGTTGTTTCACCCGACTCCGCTTCCGGCAGCAGGTTAAGGTATTGATCAAAATCATTTAGCGCCTGATCATAGTTTTGTAACGCTCGCGAATAGGCTTCTTTTTGGACAGCTAAATCAACTTCTTCCAAGTCTTGAAATAACTTTTTCGCATAGTTCCGGGCGGGTTCTTGATCTTGAGCAAGGAGATTACGAGTTACGTAAGTCATTTCGCGACGCAGCCCTCCTAGCGGTCCATGGAGTAAGCTAGACGCATCAGACCATCTTTCTTGCTTCAGAAGCGATTCAAGTTCAGTGAGCCGCT
The nucleotide sequence above comes from Cyanobacteria bacterium GSL.Bin1. Encoded proteins:
- the psbQ gene encoding photosystem II protein PsbQ, producing MLNKRAILSLLLAVVAVILVSCGGANNNTPPPTYSSEQIEQIERAATPVKQARKRLTELESLLKQERWSDASSLLHGPLGGLRREMTYVTRNLLAQDQEPARNYAKKLFQDLEEVDLAVQKEAYSRALQNYDQALNDFDQYLNLLPEAESGETT